A single Halarcobacter anaerophilus DNA region contains:
- the moaA gene encoding GTP 3',8-cyclase MoaA, whose protein sequence is MLIDGHGRKVDYLRVSVTERCNFRCQYCMPEKPFSWVPREELLTYEELFEFIKVAIDKGINKVRVTGGEPLLREGLENFIRMISEYKEGLDLALTTNGYLLPKVAQKLADAGLKRINISLDSLKEEVAAKIAQKNVLKTVLKGIEAARVAGLKIKINCVPLKGINESEIIDLLEFCKERGYEIRFIEYMENDYASKYAKGLDSVEIQNIIKEKYTFKKLERCGTSPSQEYELEDGYKFGIIEPHKDDFCSTCNRIRLTASGVLIPCLYYEDAQSIKEAIKAKDIKKAVEILKDVLKNKPEKNRWTENSEISARAFYETGG, encoded by the coding sequence ATGTTAATTGACGGGCATGGAAGGAAAGTAGACTATTTACGAGTCTCTGTTACGGAAAGGTGTAATTTTAGATGCCAATACTGTATGCCTGAAAAACCGTTTTCTTGGGTTCCAAGAGAAGAACTTTTAACTTATGAAGAACTTTTTGAATTTATCAAAGTGGCTATTGATAAAGGAATAAACAAAGTTAGAGTTACAGGTGGCGAACCACTGTTAAGAGAGGGACTTGAAAACTTTATTAGAATGATTTCAGAGTATAAAGAGGGCTTGGATTTAGCTCTTACTACAAACGGATATCTTCTTCCTAAAGTAGCTCAAAAATTAGCTGATGCTGGTCTTAAAAGAATCAATATCTCATTGGATTCTTTAAAAGAAGAGGTTGCAGCTAAAATTGCGCAGAAAAATGTTCTTAAAACAGTGTTAAAAGGTATTGAAGCAGCAAGAGTTGCAGGACTTAAAATAAAAATAAATTGTGTTCCTTTAAAAGGAATTAATGAGAGTGAAATTATTGATTTATTAGAGTTTTGCAAAGAAAGAGGGTATGAAATAAGATTTATTGAATATATGGAAAACGACTATGCAAGCAAATATGCAAAAGGTCTTGATTCTGTAGAGATACAAAATATAATCAAAGAAAAATATACCTTTAAAAAACTTGAGAGATGCGGTACTTCACCATCACAAGAGTATGAGTTAGAAGACGGTTATAAGTTTGGTATTATAGAACCGCACAAAGATGATTTTTGTTCAACTTGTAACAGAATAAGGTTAACGGCAAGCGGTGTTTTGATTCCTTGTTTATATTATGAGGATGCTCAAAGTATAAAAGAGGCAATTAAAGCCAAAGATATAAAAAAAGCAGTAGAGATTTTAAAAGATGTTTTAAAAAACAAACCGGAAAAAAATAGATGGACTGAGAATTCAGAGATTTCGGCAAGAGCTTTTTATGAGACGGGAGGATGA
- a CDS encoding ABC transporter ATP-binding protein, whose protein sequence is MNEKIIDFKNIYVSYEVKPVLENINIEIKQGEHWAILGQNGSGKSTFIKLISNDLYPNTKYKFQKKIFGKDRWSIFDLKKNLGIITNDLHNYFSEHGNFLTAYEVVLSGFYSSIGIFKHQDFTKEQHERALEVLEFLEISEIKDKKVQHMSTGQLRRCVIGRALVHKPKAFILDEPTVGLDIKAQSSFLNVIRKLSKYSSIILVTHHFEEVFPEIDNIALVYNKTIFKQGKKRDILNSENISTVFESKIELGCDNQRYYVKTIN, encoded by the coding sequence ATGAATGAAAAAATTATAGATTTTAAAAATATTTATGTAAGTTATGAAGTAAAACCTGTTTTGGAGAATATAAATATAGAGATAAAGCAAGGAGAGCATTGGGCAATCCTAGGACAAAACGGAAGCGGAAAATCTACTTTTATAAAACTTATCTCAAATGATTTATATCCAAATACAAAATATAAATTCCAAAAAAAGATTTTTGGGAAAGATAGATGGAGTATTTTTGATTTAAAGAAAAATCTTGGAATTATTACGAATGATTTGCATAACTATTTTTCTGAACACGGAAATTTTTTAACTGCTTATGAAGTCGTATTAAGCGGATTTTACAGTTCAATCGGTATTTTTAAACATCAAGATTTCACCAAAGAGCAACATGAAAGAGCTTTAGAAGTTTTGGAATTTTTGGAAATTTCAGAGATAAAAGACAAAAAAGTTCAGCATATGAGTACGGGACAGTTAAGACGTTGTGTTATAGGAAGAGCTTTAGTTCATAAACCAAAAGCTTTTATTCTTGATGAACCAACAGTAGGTCTTGATATAAAAGCACAGAGCAGTTTTTTAAATGTTATAAGAAAACTATCCAAATACTCTTCAATTATACTTGTAACGCACCATTTTGAAGAGGTTTTCCCCGAAATTGACAATATTGCATTAGTTTACAATAAAACGATTTTTAAACAAGGTAAAAAAAGAGATATTTTAAATTCGGAGAATATTTCAACAGTATTTGAATCAAAAATTGAATTAGGTTGTGATAATCAAAGATACTATGTAAAAACAATAAACTAA
- the rpsO gene encoding 30S ribosomal protein S15: MALDQEVKANIIAKYRRDEKDTGSAEVQIAVLSEQIKVLTEHLKTNKKDHSSRLGLLKMVGKRKRLLAYLRKTDYTKFTSLVADLGIRAK, encoded by the coding sequence ATGGCTTTAGATCAGGAAGTAAAAGCAAATATTATTGCGAAATACAGAAGAGATGAAAAAGATACAGGTTCTGCGGAAGTTCAAATTGCTGTTTTAAGTGAGCAAATCAAAGTTCTAACTGAGCATTTAAAAACAAACAAAAAAGATCACTCATCAAGACTTGGTCTTCTAAAAATGGTTGGTAAAAGAAAAAGACTTTTAGCATACCTTAGAAAAACTGATTATACTAAATTTACTTCTTTAGTTGCAGATTTAGGAATTAGAGCTAAATAA
- a CDS encoding Rrf2 family transcriptional regulator, with protein MLLTKKSEYALLSLISIAKSDAPKNVDVLSRELNIPKSFLAKIMQNLAKNDIVKSHRGVNGGFVLKKPYDKITILEITTVAEEKIPSVFECSPSVSSCPSDLANACSLWPVLNNLQGRINVFLEELTLKDIAS; from the coding sequence ATGCTACTTACAAAAAAGAGTGAATATGCCTTATTATCACTGATATCTATTGCTAAAAGTGATGCACCTAAAAATGTTGATGTATTATCTCGTGAGTTAAATATTCCTAAATCTTTTTTGGCAAAAATTATGCAAAATCTTGCAAAAAACGATATTGTTAAATCACATAGGGGAGTAAACGGTGGATTTGTTCTTAAAAAACCCTATGACAAAATTACGATTTTAGAAATAACAACCGTTGCTGAAGAGAAAATTCCTTCTGTTTTTGAATGTTCTCCTTCGGTATCTTCTTGTCCGTCAGACTTGGCAAATGCATGCAGTCTTTGGCCGGTATTAAACAATTTACAAGGTAGAATAAATGTCTTTTTAGAGGAACTCACTCTAAAGGATATTGCTTCATGA
- a CDS encoding DHH family phosphoesterase codes for MILFHLSHTDLDGYSCQLLTKEYFKKGFFYNANYGLEVKLNLKKIVFDLQDYKNEEILFLITDLNLTLQEAKDLNKNINELNSNGFNIKLQLLDHHATGQKSSEMFDWYFLDTKRCATKITYAYLDETFNAFSKEEKLWIEPFVFAVNAIDIWVDIETSGFEFGKVLLTMVSRVREINGTLFPDLNRDFRIYLLKESLKYINEENANIKLDNEIHFMKKNFLRGEGKDDTIDNLSAKYLVKSLENLKEKLTVFYKGHKGLLTYTLGSISIPANAFLVENEDYDFFIDISRKGNTSFRADGKVDVSLIAQKLADGGGHPNAAGCRFDDFKESIDYKIVKKFIQDKLDSLA; via the coding sequence ATGATTCTTTTTCATTTATCTCATACGGATTTAGATGGATATTCTTGTCAACTTTTAACAAAAGAGTACTTTAAAAAGGGATTTTTCTATAATGCAAATTATGGATTAGAGGTTAAACTTAACCTTAAAAAAATAGTTTTTGATTTACAAGATTACAAAAATGAAGAGATTCTTTTTTTAATTACTGATTTGAATCTGACTTTACAAGAAGCAAAAGATTTAAATAAAAACATAAACGAATTGAATTCAAACGGGTTTAATATAAAACTTCAACTGCTTGACCACCATGCAACGGGGCAAAAAAGTTCGGAAATGTTTGATTGGTATTTTCTTGATACTAAAAGATGTGCTACAAAAATCACATATGCATATTTAGATGAAACTTTTAATGCTTTTTCAAAAGAGGAGAAGCTCTGGATTGAACCTTTTGTTTTTGCCGTAAATGCGATTGATATCTGGGTTGATATTGAAACTTCAGGTTTTGAATTTGGAAAAGTTTTACTGACAATGGTTAGTCGTGTTAGGGAGATAAACGGAACTCTTTTCCCTGATTTAAACAGAGATTTTAGAATTTATCTTTTAAAAGAATCTTTAAAATATATAAATGAAGAGAATGCAAATATAAAGCTAGACAATGAAATTCATTTTATGAAGAAAAATTTTCTAAGAGGTGAGGGCAAAGATGACACTATAGACAATCTTAGTGCCAAATATTTAGTAAAATCATTGGAAAATCTAAAAGAAAAATTAACGGTTTTTTATAAAGGGCACAAAGGATTGTTAACTTACACTTTGGGTTCTATATCTATTCCTGCAAATGCTTTTTTAGTGGAAAATGAAGATTATGATTTTTTTATTGATATAAGCAGAAAAGGAAATACCTCTTTTAGAGCAGACGGAAAAGTTGATGTCTCTTTAATTGCCCAAAAACTAGCAGACGGGGGAGGACACCCCAACGCTGCCGGTTGTAGATTTGATGACTTTAAAGAGAGCATCGATTATAAAATTGTTAAAAAATTTATCCAAGATAAACTGGATTCTTTAGCATAA